Part of the Nodosilinea sp. PGN35 genome is shown below.
AAAGGCGGCGCACCATTCTATTGCCCAGGCCGTTACGACGGGGTGAAAGGATGGTGCCGCTGTTGACCTGCGATGCTCTGGCCCAAAGCGGCCCACCCCCAGCCGGGTAGGCTACCACTGCCGATGGGCACACGCTGTTCGAGGGAAATATTTCCTCGGCGGCGGCAGCTTTTTGCTGCCAAGACTACCGTAAACCACTACTGAAAACTGTAGGTTAATATGACTGTTGCTAAAAATCGTTCTAAACAATCTGTCCCTGCCCCCCTGCAAACCGCAGCGGCCCAGACTTCTCCTCAAAATTACTCTATAAGTAAGCTAGATATTCCTGTAGATAGCCCACCTTTTTGCCGCGTGACCAACAATATCAAGCCCCTGCTCGAAAGAGTCTACCCTCCGGAAACCGCCGAGTGGCTGACCGCCGAAATCTTTGCCCTGATTAAAGACACTCTGTGCCCCTCAGGCCGCGAAGATCTTAAAAAGTGGAACCACAACAATGTTCTGCTGATCACCTATGGCGATACCATCACCGACGGGAAGCGCCCCCCTCTGTCGGTGATGGCCGAGTTTCTTGAAACACACCTCTACGACACCGTTACCGGCGTCCACATTCTGCCTTTTTTCCCCTACAGCTCTGACGATGGCTTTGCCATTATCGACTACCTCAAAGTCAACCCCGAACTGGGCAGCTGGGACGATATTAGGCGCATTGCCACCAACTTCAACCTGATGGCCGATCTGGTGATCAACCACATCTCCAGCCAGCACGAGTGGTTTGAGCAGTTTAAGCAAAACGAACTGCCCGGCCGCAACTATTTCATCACCGCCGACCCCAGCGAAGATCTCTCCCAGGTGGTGCGGCCCCGCAGCTCGCCCCTGCTCACCCCCGTCGAAACTGCCGACGGCGAAAAACACGTCTGGAGCACCTTTAGTGCCGACCAGATCGACGTCAACTTCGAGAACCCCGACGTGCTGCTTGAGTACGTCAAAATTATTCTGGCCTACGTCGAGGCCGGAGCCCGCTACATTCGCCTCGACGCCGTAGGCTTTTTGTGGAAAAAGCACGGCACCAACTGCATGCACCTGCCAGAAACCCACGCGGTGGTGCGCCTGTTTCGCGAGATCTTGCAGCTGGTAGACCCCGGCATCTCGCTGATTACCGAGACCAACGTGCCCAACCGCGAGAACCTGAGCTACTTCGGCAACCGCAACGAAGCCCACATGATCTACAACTTCAGCCTGCCGCCGCTGCTGCTGAATGCGCTCATGCAGGGCCGCTCAGACCATCTCAAGACCTGGATGATGAGTATGCCCCCCGCCCCCATCGGCT
Proteins encoded:
- a CDS encoding alpha-amylase family glycosyl hydrolase, with translation MTNNIKPLLERVYPPETAEWLTAEIFALIKDTLCPSGREDLKKWNHNNVLLITYGDTITDGKRPPLSVMAEFLETHLYDTVTGVHILPFFPYSSDDGFAIIDYLKVNPELGSWDDIRRIATNFNLMADLVINHISSQHEWFEQFKQNELPGRNYFITADPSEDLSQVVRPRSSPLLTPVETADGEKHVWSTFSADQIDVNFENPDVLLEYVKIILAYVEAGARYIRLDAVGFLWKKHGTNCMHLPETHAVVRLFREILQLVDPGISLITETNVPNRENLSYFGNRNEAHMIYNFSLPPLLLNALMQGRSDHLKTWMMSMPPAPIGCAYFNFTASHDGIGMRPAEGLLAADEYEQLITAMRNFGGKISMRSRPDGTESPYEINISLFDALKGTVKGEDQWQVERFLCSQTIMMALEGIPAFYIHSLLATHNYTAGVEETGHNRTINRYKWDLKQLESALADPTTPHAKVLAELKRLIQIRRQQTAFHPNATQYTLHPLNQALFAFWRQSLTRDQSIFSVHNLSDRPQELRLSDLNLVSTDDWYDLISGDKFPDLDMAYPLRPYQSVWITNKPNAAHDESMPTLL